The Elgaria multicarinata webbii isolate HBS135686 ecotype San Diego chromosome 13, rElgMul1.1.pri, whole genome shotgun sequence region TTGATGCAATTGTTTTGATGCAACATTCAGTATTTGAGACATTATGCCTTTGAATACCTGTTCCAATGGAATGCAAGCAAGAGAGTGATGTCTTCCGGTGGTTTTCTCAAAGGAATCTGGTTGgcttctatggggggggggggggaaatgctggcCTGCATAaacttttggcctgatccaccaggactcttcttatgtcttcTGCTGCCACCTATCGTAAGGTCATGGTACAAGCAAATATAGGGCAGTACCCAATGGCAGTCCTACGTAAACTAGGCCCATTTACTATGAAGTATCTGCTCTGTGAAGGGGTACCACAGGATACTGCCCACACAGAGCATCTCTAGACACTGGGCCTCTTACTGACCATTTGTGAACAAATGCCCTTATTTCACTCTTGGTTTTGTTAACATTAAGTTCTTACTTTGTTTTGTCCACAGAACTTTGTACGATAGGAAGAAAGCCTGAAGGGTGTAGAGAAATTTCGTTCTGGCAGGGAGTGGGTTGACATACATTAGCTATAGAGGCAAATCCAGATCTAGGGAAAAACTAGAGATGACTATGGTGCATTGGTGGTCATAAGAACAGAATAGTCTTAGTGGATCGGAGCAAAGACCTAACTAGTGTAGCATTTTGTTCCTACAGTGTtcaaccagtagggtgaccataatttggaaaccaaaaaggaggataacatggccacgcccaacatgtccagcccacaACGGGACgtgcccacccaaatatggccttggtcacatgtctgatttcacagcacataattaagacatacctgttctatataacaactaaatgttaaaatcactggaatacagAACAGGTGAGACATTGAATGTATCTGAAAATAAttccactcattcctacttttctagcttttgctatactttgaagcttttgctgttctctgtgtgatacattctccccttctctcaaatatcttttctgacagtTGCTCCAGTGGGAAGTCcacattgccctgctcgtgccctccgctccattaacaccatgtctcttacctgcccaagagtttccacatctctcgctcgctgccccctatgcctggaattctcttccagtgcatttgcggaccacaatgtcaatttctgtttttaaatctcgcttggaaacatttcttttctcgaaagctttttaactgtagcgtggtcatactagtctatatttcgttttaatgtccctacccctattggtttttcccctccctcccctgtctgttacgtaaattttaaattgtaagccataaagcagattgtcttgttttgttttattctgtacagcgccatgaaaattgatggcgctttataaaataataataataataataataataataataatagtaataataattgatAACATCCTCCTGTGTATTTTGCCTAGCAAGTgttattcagaagcatactgatACTGTGGGTATAGcaatcatcatgactagtagccttacTGCCCATGaatagaacataggaagagccatgctggatcaaaccaaggtttcatctagtccagcattctgtttacacagtggtcaaccagtaaCCTTCTAGCAGGACATGGAAGCAAAAGCACCTTCTTGACCATGTCCTCCAGAAACTGGTATATAtaagcttacagcctctgatactgggataTAAGGAATGAAAGTTGTAAATCATGAAGTGGGTTGGAAGAGGTAAAATATATTGTTGTTCAGTGTTTATTGCATGCTTCACTTTTGACATAAGTGTAATAACACACATTATCATGCAAGCCTGGGCCCATGTAAGACTACTAGTCCAGGAACATAACAGCACCACTGACCTGATTTAGGATAAGTAACATTCAGTACATCGTCGTCCAACAGTTGGAATTCATTTTCCACAAAGTTGAGTGTTTCCACATCATACTCTTTATTGGGGAAAAGGATTCCCTTGTGGGTGAAATACAGTGCGGATGACATTGGGGGAAAAACCTTATCtggaagagaaatagagagaCATGCAGCAATCTTGTCACCAGACACCTCTGGTGTCCTTCCAGAGGCGTCTGGTGCCAAGAGGTCTCAGGCAGGTGGTGGCAGGGGGGATGAGGGAGGTAAGcctttgtaaacacacacacacaccagttactCAGCTAGCTAGtggattttcattcttttcttttcttttcttttcttttgagcaaATGAAAACTGCCATTTAAATTGCCGTTCAAGCACAAATCAATTTCTCTAAATTGAAACTACAgtgtatataataaaaataaaagaatccattaaaataaaagagagtagTAGTACAGTACTTTCAATGCCCCCAACGGCTTGCGGCCAGGTTACctcaaggaatgcctcctcccatatgtacctgcccagaccctaagacaatcctcaggggtccttctgcatgAGCCCTTGGCATTTACAGGACAATTCCACAAAGCCTAAAATGCAGAATGCAGTTCTGTGAATTGATGGTCTCCCTAAATTCAGGAAGTGGAGAACTCACCTCTCACGGTTCCAGACAAGCTGGACTTTAAAAGAGGACAAACCTCATTCCCCACACCAACACGTAATCCCCCTCCTCAATAGCCCcaaatgattcctcactcaccaaTGAATTCAGCTTGCTTTTTACGGTCTCTCCCATCCACTACTTTTGGACTTTGCTGGCACAGGAAAGGGAACACAGGAACTCCGGCATCAGTACTTAGAGTTCCAAAGTTCTTCTGGCATCATTAGATATGATAAAAACACTCCAGAGTCAGGAGAAATAAATGGGCTGGCAGTGTCCTCTCTTTAGAGCTGATTAAATGAATTTTGCAGTCCCATCTCagcaatgcatatatttaaagagCACATCAGTTATATGGAGGCATTTGCCTATGACACGAGTGGGGTGAAAGTGGGTTGTGTGAGAGCAGCCCTGAATCATAGGCCATGCCAAATTCAGCTCCTGCCATCTAGGTCCTCGGCAGGCCAACAGTGCTTCTAAGGCCCTTTCTCCAATCTTCACACCGAACACATAAAGTTCGAGGAAGTAGCCAAGTAGGTGGAGTGTGCATGCAGACACACATGCCCCATCCCCACTTCAGCCATACTCATGTGGCTGGGCCATCGCCAGTCTCCAAAGCATCTCACGTTTTCCCATTAATAATTacaaggcccttctctcagtcccaccagcaCCAGAGGAACGCCCGGTGgggatgcaggagagggccttctcggtgtctgctccagggctctggaactcccttcccagggaagctagactggatcCCTCCTGCTATGCTTCTAGGCACAGGCATTAGGACCCAAGCAGGGATTGGAACCTACCTTCCATTTTTCTACAAAAAGAATGGTGCCTAATCTGTTCAGCAttggggcagcagaagcaaactccgttTTATTCCTGCTGAgtgcatttaaaatacaaaacttcaCATGCTTTggagtattttcttcttcttttcaatcaGGATTGGCAATTGGGAGTTTTATTTTGGttcttgttccttttttttttcctttgctttaTCAGTCATGCGGAAGCGTTTCTAAAATATAGAATAGCAGGGCGACGGCAAAGAAGCGACATTTTAGTTGCCTGCCTCACGATTGAACTGATACAACATGGCCATATTTGTACTCTCTGCTGTATTTTGTGGGTATGAaatttgtgaaacgcccagagagcttcagccattggaaagtatataaatgtaataaataaataaataggctccttcataagaccattaagtccagagtcacAAATTATATGACATGAACCTATGCTCTGCCACAAATGAAAGCATTTTCTCATACTCTTGTTCTGAATGGTTGTTATCCACAAATTCTTGAGTCGTGACATTGAAGAAGACCATGGGTCCTGACTAACTGATTCCAACGCCTCTAGTGAAATCAGAGTCTCAACCCAACTCCATGTAAAGAAAGGTGACGATTAAAAACAAGATTAAGAAATGGAAGATCCTGCCTAAAGGTAGCTATCATGTGGGAAATAGTGCCTGTGTAATGCAGTTCACAAATTACAAGGAAATCTAGTTGGAATGTATCGTACTTTACTCTCTGTGAATCTCTGGAAAGTGAGGAGTAGTGAGGTTAGGGAACCAAGCAAAAATTATGAGAAAGGGGGGTTagtttttcaaaagaaatatattttcagtCTGTGACATCACCCAGACAGCTGGGGAGCAAGCTTCATGTGAGCCTAGAATTGAACATAACATATCCATGTAGCTTTGGGCCTGTTTGCACTTCTCCCCTGTTTGGACTgtgaaattcctgctcagctTCCTTCACACCTGGAGAAATAACAATACTCTGGTAATACAGCCCAATGATTTATTAGAAGGAACCTGAGCCATATGAGGCACAGACAGgaagaaaacagaacagcagaagaagCAGTCTGGCCTTCTTCATTCCCATGGGAAGGTCACACTCACTCCCTTCATCTTCTCCTGATAAACGCGGTCAAAGCGTTCACTCTGTGCCACTGTCAGGAGGTTCTTCCAGTCCCCGACGATCCCTGGAACACCACAAGAGGGAGCAGTAAACGCAAAGTAGTTGAGCTAGCACACAGAAATGAGTGTCCCTTTAAAGACTGGCCCTtcctttaggcagagtgaggaagcTGCCTACTGTGACGTCATTCTGAGCCAGACCCGTTACAGTGCTGGGGCCCTGGACCAACTGGCTGTTGCATTATAGCTGTCTCCCAACTGCACTCACGCAGCACCCTTTGGGAAAGCTTGATTGAGTCAGCAGGCAGATTCACAGACTACTCAGGCAACATGTGTCAGTACCACTTCTGCTGCATTCCAGCAATTCCTTGAGTGAGCACCAAGCAGGCACTAGATGAAGCAGCTGGCAAAGTGTTGGTGGAGAGAACTGGGTGAATCATGTGGAATGCATGTGGGTTCTCACGTGGAAAGGCTTGTATATCAATAAACCTAAATAAATAACCCGGCCTTGAATCTCTTCAGCTGGCCTGCTGCTCCCAAGCACGGTGGAAGAGGCtgtccttccctgcctcccatcTCTCTTGGTCAGTGGCTGCcacccaggatacctgagagagcgccttctcccttagcaacctgcccggtcactgaggtcatccgagggcctgctcctggtggttccacatagatccatcctccgattggaatccaccaggggaagagccttcagcgtggtggcccccctcctgtggaattccctgcctctggaggtcaggcaggcgccaaccttgcactcctttcggcgcctcctgaaaacgtctttattccaagaagcctttctttaacatgcagccttggatttctgtttttgcttcttttaaattttgttttaattttgttttaaatttttgttttattctgtttttattttcattttaccttgtacacctgTCGTGGAATTGtagctggttcttttactatgcccatGGGTATaagaaaatggcctatcatccttagctatagttcataaagttcatggcttcctgttcttttaaaacttatttttaatgctgcaattgcttttgcttttagagttaagttgatgctgaaactacgtgacaacataggcgttgtccaccccggcagtcagagggtggaagatgtctgcaacgaaagataaccaagaaaataacagatagagatgttttgctgtttttctgtaactgtggtatcttctagtcagagaagcactcatactctgtacatgcctaaatgcttggcttcttaTTGGttcttgcattttcagaactgtattatgattggtgggaaagttctgccatagtatctaaggggaactgactctataaatatgttgacatttcctaaaATTATTGggcgctccgaaatttttcaatggggagcggtatataaatattctaaataaataataataataaataataaacaacagcAAATGCACATGTGACAACACTAAATACCCAGGAAGGTCTGCTTTTACCTTTCCTCAATAACTTCCCTTTCTTGTGGTCTAAAAAGTCATCTGGCAGTGTGGTGAAGTTGGACTTCGGGTTGTCCTTcatcttctggaaggaggcattttCCACCACAGAATCAATTTGCTGGCTATTCAGCTCCTTTCCAAGGAAATGGCAGATCTTCTCCACACTGCCTCGCAGGTCCTGGCAGAGAAATAAACAGACGGCATGGGAAACTGCCTGCCTAGTGTGGAGGTTCAGCTTGTGGACATCACACACCAACTCAACAGATTTGTAGATcgtgctggggtggagtcagtAGTTCTGGTTTATAATGGTCCCCATGACAGGCAGGTCCTGGAAACCACAATAAATGTGCGAAATCCCGTACtaccaaggtggctttctcttAAATGCTCCCTGTTCCATGCACAGGGCCATCTAAGCAGGCAAAACTGAGAAGTTTCAATGTGTGGGTAAGATGGTGGTGTAGAGAAGAAGGCTTCAAATTTCTAGGGTGCTGGAAATGTTTTGGGACAAGCTGGGCCTGTACAAAAGGGATGGGCTCTAGTTGAACCAGAATACAACCCGACTGCTGATGCTTAACATTAAAAAGGTGGCACAGCAGCTTTTAGTTGGAACCCTGGAGGACAGCAAGGGGAAAGTGATGCACATTATGaggcaaaaaaatccaacttcacatatacgctaatgggatctgagctagtgttGACTGAGCAAGAAGGAGTTCTTAATTACGATGAACAGgtcgatgaaaatgttgaccaagTGTGCTGGTCAGCATTTCATGTTTGACATAATTACGaagccaatgaaaaagaaaacctgcCAAGATTACACTTAAATAcatctatggtgagaccacacttggaatactgtgcacagttccagTGACCAGACCTTAGAAATgattttgtagagctggaaaaagttcagaaaagagaACTAAAAAGATCAAGTGATTGGAGCAACCCTCCTACGAGGAAAGCTTGTCATTTCCTGCCTGTGGCTTTCCCAtgagcaactggttggccactgtatgaacagaatgctggaccaaatGGATACTTGATcaaatccagcacagctcttcttatgttcgtagaGGCTCATTGCACTTAACAGCTTTCCATTGTTAAAAACCTTCACTTGGAGAAGTGAAGAAACAACGTAAGCCAGGATGGGTGTGTATACAGCCGACGGTCAAACCATACCTGCTGCAGGTCTTCATAACTGTTGAAGAAGGCATTGGGTCTCCCCTTCACCTCCAACCAACTTTTTACATGGTCAAACCAGGAACCATACACCACTGGAAGAGCAAAGCAGAGCCAAAAGTGGCTTGTCAACAGTCCAGGGGGACAGGGACAGGAGGGATACACTTCCTGCCTTCAGACACAGATACGCATTATCGTCTCACAACTGAAACTGAGGCCTCGTCATTTCCACCCTCCATATGTTCAGGTGATTCACATCTACCTGTGAATGGCATATATATTCAAGGAAAGCAGTTAATGAGCATggcacatttccccttccttcccttttgcCCTGTTGGAATTAATAGTTCTGTGATAAGGTTATGAGGATGGGTAAGAAGAAAGCCTTCATGGTGTGGGGCATAGCATGTTGGACCAGCCCATCTTCACTCAGTTATGAGATACACAGAGTGGCTTTGGACTAGTCTGTGGCAGCCAGTATTTCTACCACTAAGCTTACACCATGATTATGAGGGGTAACATGGCACAACTCCTCCAGTCTTGTACCCAGTCTTGTGGCCTTGTGGAGAGCAGGATACAAAAATACAGTGTTAGATAAATACAATAACAGGTCCAGTTCAGCACTTTGACAAATGCACAAAATTTCTTCAGAGAAGTCAGGATAAACAAATGAAAGACACTTGTAGTTACAAGTCTCAACTGCTGGCTTCTACTACTgggtaaaggaggacaggagagTTCAGTGGTTATATTGCTCAGTGTGTCTTTTGGGGGGGAGGTGTGCTACAAGCCAAATGGAGGAAGACATTTGTTTGTCCTCTTTCCATACCATTCCCACTCAGGAATTCCTCCAGGAACTCTTCCACAGTTCCAGGGTCCTTGAATATTTTGCAGCATTTGGAATAGTGGTAAAATGAGACCAGCACATCCTTGGGATTACGCAGAGTATAGATCACCTGTAGGAGAGGCAAgggtgacattgtgagagggcCACATCTCACCCTTCTCAGGAGGTGAAGGTGGGCTTGATATGAGAATTGTTGCTGCCTTACCTTAGCCTTGGACTGGAGAAATGACTTGGGGAAAAGCTGAAATGGCAGGTGAGAAGCCATGAGTCTGGGTGGACGAGATGCCAAGGCAGTCTTCATACCTCCAATAGGCTCTATCCATGGTGACCGTTCCCACGCAACTGAGCTGCGAACCCATGATGGGTCTCCATTGTGCAAGATCAAGCCCAAGATCTCCTGCATCCAATTGGTACCTGGAAGGGAGTCCAATAATCATACGGTTGCTTCTTCTTCCCCTACACCCTTTTTACTTACCCACTTTCACCTTCCGTTCCACCGACCACACATATTTCCCTGTCTATGCAAAATCATAagaactggaatgaatttctgTAGACCTAGGAGCTACTTAAAACTCTACAAAGCCAGGATTCCCTAAATTCATCACCAAGTCGACATAGTCATGTCTAATTGAGCATACACCTTTCTGACTGGCGGCAAGGAAAGATGTTAGCAAGGAGAATAAAGAACTGAAGAGATGCTCATCTTTGTCTGTAATGCAATCAATATTCAGAGATGTCAACAGGGGTGTTATGTCAGGATAGACATGACCATATTTCTTTTCAAAGATGGATGACTTTTGTTCAACATTTCTCAGGATCCTCCTGCTTCCTTAAAAAAGGTACAGCATttgaaggtcctcctctgggtgcctactctgaaggaagctcggaggatggcaatcagagggccttttctgtgatggtcccccaattgtggaacaatctccctgaagaggcctgcctggcgacgacgttgttaacttttcagcgccaggccaagacttttctcttctcccaggcatttagcaatatgtaattagcttgAGTTTGTTTTTGTACGTttatatgattttaatttgtatgtttttgtgattttaaattgttgaatatggttttttagtgtgttgtcctatgtaatccacccagagagctttgactctggggtggtatacaaatgtaaataataataataataataataataataataataataacaacaataataacaataacaataataataataatattcattctAAGGACTGAGTAGTGCTGTTTCCTCCAGTGATTTTGTTGATGCAATTATTTTGATGCAACATTCAGTATTTGAGACATTATGCCTTTGAATACCTGTTCCAATGGAATGCAAGCAAGAGAGTGATGTCTTCCAGTGGTTTTCTCAAAGGAATCTGGTTGgcttctatgggggggggggggaaatgctggtCTGCATAaacttttggcctgatccaccaggactcttcttatgtcttcTGCTGCCACCTATCATAAGGTCATGGTACAAGCAAATATAGGGCAGTACCCAATGGCAGTCCTACGTAAACTAGGCCCATTTACTATGAAGTATCTGCTCTGTGAAGGGGTACCACAGGATACTGCCCACACAGAGCATCTCTAGACACTGGGCCTCTTACTGACCATTTGTGAACAAATGCCCTTATTTCACTCTTGGTTTTGTTAACATTAAGTTCTTACTTTGTTTTGTCCACAGAACTTTGTACGATAGGAAGAAAGCCTGAAGGGTGTAGAGAAATTTCGTTCTGACAGGGAGTGGGTTGACATACATTAGCTATAGAGGCAAATCCAGATCTAGGGAAAAACTAGAGATGACTATGGTGCATTGGTGGTCATAAGAACAGAATAGTCTTTGTGGATCGgagcaaagacctatctagtgtagcattttgttcctacagtgttcaaccagtagggtgaccataatttggaaaccaaaaaggaggataacatggccacgcccaacatgtccagcccacaACGGGACgtgcccacccaaatatggccttggtcacatgtctgatttcacagcacataattaagacatacctgttctatataacatcttaatgttaaaatcactggaatacagAACAGGTGAGGCATTGAATGTATCTGAAAATAAttccactcattcctacttttctagcttttgc contains the following coding sequences:
- the LOC134408022 gene encoding sulfotransferase 2B1-like, producing the protein MSSALYFTHKGILFPNKGYDVETLNFVENEFQLLDDDVLNVTYPKSGTNWMQEILGLILHNGDPSWVRSSVAWERSPWIEPIGGMKTALASRPPRLMASHLPFQLFPKSFLQSKAKVIYTLRNPKDVLVSFYHYSKCCKIFKDPGTVEEFLEEFLSGNVVYGSWFDHVKSWLEVKGRPNAFFNSYEDLQQDLRGSVEKICHFLGKELNSQQIDSVVENASFQKMKDNPKSNFTTLPDDFLDHKKGKLLRKGIVGDWKNLLTVAQSERFDRVYQEKMKGVSVTFPWE